A stretch of Salvelinus alpinus chromosome 4, SLU_Salpinus.1, whole genome shotgun sequence DNA encodes these proteins:
- the LOC139573496 gene encoding frizzled-1-like, which translates to MSVAVRNAFAMDYNSVLCIFLQVFLLISLGSIRVNGQYGDRGMSIPEHGFCQPISIPLCTDIAYNETIMPNLLGHTNQEEAGLEVHQFYPLVKVQCSPDLKFFLCSMYAPVCTVLEQALPPCRSLCERARQGCEALMNKFGFQWPVSLACESFPVHGAGELCVGQNISGQSTPVNPTPDVTEPPHDTGIVKGQFKCPASLKVPTYLNYRFLGEDDCGAPCEPKKSNGMMYFSEEELKFARIWIVIWSVLCCASTLFTVLTYLVDMKRFSYPERPIIFLSGCYTMVSIAYIAGFLLEDKVVCNDRFDNDIRTVVQGTKKEGCTILFMMLYFFSMASSIWWVILALTWFLAAGMKWGHEAIEANSQYFHLAAWAVPAIKTITILAVGQVDGDVLSGVCFVGINSVDALRGFVLAPLFVYLFIGTSFLLAGFVSLFRIRTIMKHDGTKTEKLEKLMVRIGIFSVLYTVPATIVIACYFYEQAFREQWERTWISQTCKTYAVPCPAHPHPNMSPDFTVFMIKYLMTLIVGITSGFWIWSGKTLNSWKRFYTRLANNRQGETTV; encoded by the coding sequence ATGTCTGTGGCCGTGCGTAATGCTTTCGCAATGGATTACAACAGTGTACTGTGTATATTTTTGCAGGTGTTTTTATTGATCAGTTTAGGATCTATAAGGGTAAATGGACAGTATGGCGACCGGGGAATGTCTATTCCGGAGCACGGCTTTTGCCAGCCGATTTCTATTCCACTTTGTACAGACATCGCATACAACGAGACCATCATGCCAAATTTACTAGGACACACAAACCAGGAGGAAGCAGGGCTCGAGGTACACCAGTTTTATCCGCTTGTGAAAGTTCAGTGTTCTCCTGATTTAAAGTTTTTCCTCTGCTCCATGTATGCGCCTGTATGCACGGTGCTTGAGCAGGCGCTTCCCCCGTGCAGGTCACTGTGCGAGAGGGCGAGACAGGGCTGCGAGGCGCTCATGAACAAATTCGGTTTCCAGTGGCCGGTCAGCCTCGCTTGCGAGTCTTTCCCGGTTCACGGAGCGGGTGAGCTGTGCGTCGGGCAGAATATTTCGGGTCAAAGCACACCGGTCAATCCCACCCCTGATGTAACGGAGCCTCCGCACGATACTGGGATTGTAAAAGGACAGTTCAAGTGCCCGGCTTCTCTGAAAGTACCCACTTATTTGAATTACCGTTTTCTCGGTGAGGATGACTGTGGCGCACCGTGCGAGCCAAAGAAATCTAACGGAATGATGTACTTCAGCGAGGAAGAGTTAAAATTCGCCAGGATATGGATAGTAATCTGGTCCGTGTTATGTTGTGCATCCACGTTATTTACCGTTCTAACCTATCTGGTGGACATGAAGCGCTTCAGCTACCCTGAGCGTCCTATTATCTTCCTATCCGGTTGCTACACCATGGTATCCATTGCCTACATAGCTGGATTTCTCCTTGAGGACAAGGTGGTTTGCAATGACAGGTTTGACAACGACATTAGAACTGTGGTGCAGGGTACCAAAAAGGAGGGATGTACCATCCTCTTCATGATGTTGTATTTTTTCAGCATGGCCAGCTCCATCTGGTGGGTCATCCTGGCCCTCACCTGGTTCCTGGCAGCAGGGATGAAGTGGGGTCACGAAGCCATCGAGGCCAACTCGCAGTACTTCCACCTGGCGGCGTGGGCTGTGCCCGCCATTAAGACCATCACTATCCTGGCGGTGGGCCAGGTGGACGGGGATGTCCTTAGCGGTGTGTGCTTCGTGGGCATCAACAGCGTGGACGCTCTCCGAGGCTTCGTCCTAGCGCCGCTCTTTGTCTACCTCTTCATCGGCACCTCGTTCCTCCTGGCCGGCTTCGTGTCTCTGTTCCGGATCAGAACCATCATGAAGCACGACGGCACCAAGACGGAGAAGCTGGAGAAGCTGATGGTGAGGATAGGGATCTTCAGCGTGCTCTACACCGTCCCCGCCACCATCGTCATCGCCTGCTACTTCTACGAGCAGGCCTTCCGGGAGCAGTGGGAGAGGACGTGGATCAGCCAGACGTGTAAGACGTATGCCGTGCCCTGTCCGGCCCACCCACACCCCAACATGAGCCCCGACTTCACCGTCTTCATGATCAAGTACCTCATGACTCTGATCGTGGGGATAACGTCCGGGTTCTGGATCTGGTCTGGGAAGACCCTCAACTCCTGGAAGAGGTTTTATACGAGACTGGctaacaacagacagggagagaccacggtgtga